A DNA window from Bradyrhizobium barranii subsp. barranii contains the following coding sequences:
- a CDS encoding EAL domain-containing protein, with product MIRISTIFIAICMVLVAASLGLVLYSVAGISGTESAIVALTALTFLILYNAVSMRLRDRSDVGGQIADLSRGTADLARQVAEFGRRLAAMEGRIASANSTNSDRIQSVVGEINELGGLVRQLATTVSAHEDLLAGAAPTPAPAPVARPEPEAPLDLIAAFEERPAAPPPLPAPPPRPTPAIQTHTAVPVQTANGRNPTQLLATLRNAIDENRIDIFLQPMVTLPQRKVRFYEAVTRLRDERDQLIAAEEFISIAEASGLIGRIDNMVMLRCVQVLRRLMVRNKDVGVFCNVAASTLGNSTTFAQCLDFLEANRALAPSLVLEFKQSTFRNLGPAEIENLAALAQRGFRFSIDHVTDLRIEPRELADRGVRFIKVPASLLLDPRQASTSDIHPSDLSDLLGRFGIDLIAERIEGERAVVDLLDFDVRFGQGFLFAPPRPLRPEGASATGGASPNPAQEIQGSNGSASPSPGATSSAPPAQRITGNAALARRI from the coding sequence ATGATTCGCATTTCGACGATCTTCATCGCCATCTGCATGGTTCTGGTCGCGGCCTCGCTCGGGCTTGTCCTCTACTCGGTCGCCGGCATCAGCGGAACCGAATCCGCCATCGTGGCGCTGACCGCGCTGACCTTCCTGATCCTCTACAACGCGGTCTCGATGCGGCTGCGCGACCGCAGTGACGTCGGCGGCCAGATCGCCGACCTCTCGCGCGGCACCGCCGACCTCGCCCGCCAGGTCGCCGAGTTCGGCCGCCGGCTCGCGGCGATGGAGGGGCGCATCGCCTCGGCCAATTCGACCAACTCCGACCGCATCCAGTCCGTGGTCGGCGAGATCAACGAGCTCGGCGGGCTGGTCAGGCAGCTCGCCACCACCGTGTCAGCCCATGAAGACCTCTTGGCCGGGGCCGCGCCGACCCCCGCCCCCGCTCCGGTCGCCCGGCCAGAGCCGGAGGCGCCGCTCGACCTGATTGCGGCCTTCGAGGAGCGGCCGGCCGCCCCTCCGCCGCTGCCCGCACCGCCGCCGCGGCCAACACCGGCGATCCAGACCCACACCGCCGTTCCGGTTCAGACGGCCAATGGCCGCAACCCGACCCAGTTACTGGCGACACTGCGCAACGCCATCGACGAGAACCGCATCGACATCTTCCTCCAGCCGATGGTGACGCTGCCGCAGCGCAAGGTGCGGTTCTACGAAGCCGTGACGCGCCTGCGCGACGAGCGCGACCAGCTGATCGCCGCCGAGGAATTCATCAGCATCGCCGAAGCCTCGGGTCTGATCGGACGCATCGACAACATGGTGATGCTGCGCTGTGTGCAGGTGCTGCGGCGCCTGATGGTGCGCAACAAGGATGTCGGCGTGTTCTGCAACGTCGCGGCCTCCACGCTCGGCAATTCCACCACCTTCGCGCAGTGCCTCGACTTCCTCGAAGCCAACCGGGCGCTGGCGCCCTCGCTGGTGCTGGAGTTCAAGCAGTCGACCTTCCGCAATCTCGGCCCGGCCGAGATCGAGAATCTCGCGGCGCTCGCCCAGCGCGGTTTCCGCTTCTCGATCGACCATGTCACTGACCTCAGGATCGAGCCGCGCGAGCTCGCCGATCGCGGCGTGCGCTTCATCAAGGTGCCGGCGTCCCTCCTGCTCGACCCCAGGCAGGCCTCGACCTCGGACATCCACCCTTCCGACCTCTCCGACCTGCTCGGCCGCTTCGGCATCGACCTGATCGCCGAACGGATCGAGGGCGAGCGCGCAGTGGTCGATTTGCTCGACTTTGACGTGCGGTTCGGTCAGGGGTTCCTGTTCGCGCCGCCCCGGCCATTGCGGCCTGAAGGGGCATCTGCTACCGGCGGGGCCTCGCCGAACCCGGCGCAGGAAATTCAGGGATCCAATGGCTCCGCTTCTCCCAGCCCAGGCGCCACGTCTTCAGCGCCTCCAGCCCAACGTATCACCGGCAACGCGGCGCTCGCGCGCCGGATTTGA